The nucleotide window CAAGAATAGGGGCAGCCACATGCATTGAGGGGGACACCAGTCATTCTGCATAAGAAACTCAGGTGCAGATGAGGCTGTTTGTGAGGGGCTAAATGCGGGGCCTTACTGCAGTGGTTCACCCCTGACATAGACTTTAAAACCTGAGGGACCTGGGAGAGCATCCCAGCCAACCACCTCATTTTGTGTATTAAGAGGACTGAGACCCCAAAAGGTGAAGccgtttgtgtgcttagtcgctcagtagtttgcgacctcatagactagcctgccaggctcctttgtccatgggattctccaggcaagaatactggagtgggttgccatttccttctccagaagccaTTTAGCTCCAGTCATAAAATGAGCAGTGTAGCCAAGCTTGCTGGTTCTCTTAGAAGCTAGGAATTCTTTCTCAGATGATAGAAATGAATTCCCTGAGGGAATAATCCAACTTGACACTAACACTTGCATATCCATTCTGCAACTTTGAGCACCTGTCATGGCCAGAATATATGCTAAGCACTGGGATTAAAAAAGCAAGTAAGAAAGATCCTATCTATCCCTCTGCCTAAGAAGTCTGTAGTCTGCTTAAGGaaaaagataggaaaataaattGCATTCAACATTGTGGCTGCTGTGATAGAAATCACCACAGGGCCTGAAGATGGTGTAATCATCTTTACATTGACCTCTTCAGTGTGAGAACTGTGATTGTCTGGAGGAAATTCTTTCAAGAGCACCTCAGTCTCCCCACTGTGACGTGAGGGAATCACACCATATTTGTGTGAGGCATTCTGAGGGCCAGCTCTCCCTCCCCACACATGGCCTTCCTGCCTATGGATCTTTCCAATGAAAGCCTCATCAAAATCAGTATCTTGAAACTAAGAGAGCCACAAATTGGACCTCTGACTCGGCAATGAATAAGACAAGATGCTAGATGCTGTTTTTATACCATGCACCGCGTACCTAGAATACATCCCTCCTCAGGAATGTGCCTTTCCTCCGATTAGTTCCTTTCACTATAAAGTAACCTGCGTCTTTACCCAGAAGCTTAGAGATAGGAGATGCCTGTTTTCTGCTTCCAAGTTCATTTATCAAAGTGTCGCCTTCCTTTACTGAACCTGAGACATAAGTGGGCATTGTTTTGCTGCCCAGCGCCAGAGCTGACTGGGCGACAGCAGGTGAACTCAGGTGTGTCCTCGGTGTTCACCAGGTTGTCCTGGGCAATGCCTGAAACCCTGAGCTTCCAACCCAGGTGACAGACCTCTGGCTTAATCATGTGCCTCGTTCTGAATCCCCTTAAAGGATGGAAACTATTCACCTCCTAAATTCACGCCCATTCCCCACTGGGAGTCTGCCAGACTGTTGCTTCTCTCATTTCCATCAAGAACAGTCCAAGCTCCATCACAGTCTTTTCAGTGTTTCTTGAGATTTGCTAACCTCTAAATCTCAAATTGTGTGAGGCCTGGAGATATTTCCAGTGTGGATTGtacttctccaattaaaaaataaatagatactaATTTTATCTCAAAGCATTTTCATCTCACTTCTTGCCCATCATTTGAAAACAGTCCTGTTATTTTCACTGAGCGAGTTACCTTGCTGAGTGTGCTGAGAGGCACAAAGAGTTTATtcagacacacacagaagtgACGAATCAAGCCTTGGACTCAGTGACTGTCAGAGCTGAGTCCTTGGAAGAATCTAGTTCAAGGACAGAAAACTCAAATGCCTTCAAGGGTTGACAGGTCATGGAAATGAGGGCCATTGCCAGGTTGTTACAGGCAGGCAAGTAGACACCAAAGCCTACTTTAGGCTGAGCAGACATTCTTCCAAGCTCAAAAGTCTCCCAACTGCATTGGAAGTGAAAACTTAAAAACACTGCTGACTGAACACCATTCTTTAAATAAGGGGCTTATAAAGAAGGAAACTTGGGCACAGTGAGAGGAAGTGGTCAAGGCCACTTAGCAGCAAAGCTGTCACCAAGCCCACATTTCCAGTTCCCTGTCCCACGTGCCTCTTCCTGCCTGCAGTGCTGCTCTCTTGGCTATAAAGGTACACCACAAATTATCCAGAAAGCACACACTGAGCTGCGGTGTCTGCACTCCACCAGAACATAGATTTCCCccataactttttcttttttttggctgctccacatgcatgtggaatcttagttccccaactgcgGATtgacctgtgccctctgcagtgaaagtgcaaagtcctaaccactgaaccaccagggaagttctccctCTTAACATTTTAACTTTCAGAAATTGAGGGCCAGTTCATCGACTTCAGTGCAGTCATGTGGCCCTTCCCTCTTTGTTCCTTACCCTGACGGCATAGGCAGTCAAGACTGACCTACAGTCAAAGAAACGTGGTGTAACTTCTGACTCAGAGCCACAGTTACTTTGACACTCGAGGACCTGGGTTGAGCCCTCCGACCCTGGCCATCCCCACAGCCCAGTTGActgtgggagagagaaggaacagGAAGGAGCAAGAGCAGAAGGCAGGCCACAGTGTCTTACCATTGACCTCGTCCTGGAATCTGGGGGACCGCTTGCTGTGCTTCTTGAGGAAATTCAAGGCATCTGATTCCTGCATGAAAATCTCTTCCACGTCTGAGACCCGAGGAGAGAGGCCGGTCACACCCGGCACAGGCTCACCGAGGCTATGTCAGGAGCCAACCCATCCACCCTGCAGCCTTGGGTGGCCCCGGTACTCACCTTCCTGTGCCTCTTGTCCTGCTACCTGCCTCGGGCCCACTGACACAGCAGCCCCCTCCCACAGCACTGTGGGACGAGAGCACAGCATGAGGGCTGCAGCACCCCAAGGGAAGTCCTCACCCCGAGACAGGCCAGGACGGTCCTTCCCAGGCCCTATGACTTGCCCTGGAGCCCTAGACACAAGTACCAGTCACAGTTAGTCTCCCCAGGAAACTGTCAGACAAGCTGTTTTCTCTGTGCTGCATTGtgttacacatgcacacacaagtaCAGCCTTCTTAACAACAGGCACCCTCTTTACCTGGGCCACCTAAGCCGCCTCACCTAACACCAGGTCCATCCTGGAACCTCCCCATACTCACTGGACAGGAGTGCAACGGCGGAGAGACAGATCAGAAACAGCTGTCTCCAGGCCATCTTTGGAAAGGCTGAGGCTCTGTCTGGGGACCAAAGAGAGGATTCTACAGACCCTGAGGCTGCTGGGTCCTCACTTGTGTGTCAGGCaggccaggagggagggagagagagaggcaggaggcagggatgcCACTGAGGGGGTGTGGGAGGGGTCCCGGCCGTGGCTTCCATTGGCTGCTCCTGCCAGAGCACTGGAGATGTTTTTGGCACCTTGCaaacctcacagaagcagagctTGTCATTGAGGCCCCAGCTGGGACAGTTCTGAAGTGGCCTTTCCAAGATCTGCACCCTAGGGGTTGCTGCTGGAACACCCAGCCTCCGAGTCAGGATTCCAAAGACCAAGGGCAAGTTTCAAAGGCCCCTGGCATCTGCTTCAGAGGAGGTGGGGACTCTAGCCCTGGAGGCTGAAGtatgcaggagggagggagggaagctcAGTGGGGGGGTTTGATTCAGCTCTCAGGCTAGGAGGGACCGTAAAGGCTGGAAGACCCCCCTCATGGTGACGCTCACATGGACATGTGTGCTGTCCTGATGGCCCCCAGCTTAACATGTCCCCAGCTGATGCCGACTTTTAAGAGAAGCACAGACCCCTCTCAAGACTTAAAAGAAGAGAGGCAGTCAGCCTTCCGCGGAGGAGTCGGGGAGCGCAATGTGGGTGGACTTCCCAAAGGCACACCCTGTGTAGGGGAGGAAGTACATTCCCAGAACTGGGAATGCTGATGGCATCCAAGCCCTCTGAGGCCATCAGCCTCCAGTCCCTTGGGAGCGTTGTTCTTAACACTGTCATTTATTCTGAACTATCCAAAGAGTCACCTTTGGATACTGGTTAGGATTGTCCTAACGGTGACTATCACTAGACCCCCCCACACAAGGCTCCCATTTCATTAGACATGTGTAGTAACGTCCCACTTGGACCGTTGGCAGGAAAATAACGTTAATAGCAGAAAAACAGCCAAGGCAgagcaaacaaaataaatgaattgtttTCTTCGTGGCTGGGAGCACACAGAGGACTCCCCTTCAACACTGGCTGGCCTACTTAACCAGGCACAGGTGGGCTCTGCATGATCACTCCAAGAGGGGCAATGCCCATGAAAACgtatcagcaaatatttatctgTCAGGTAAAATGGTTGTCAACTTCAAGGAGGGAAGGGCCACAAGACAGCGATGTTGATGGGACTCGTAGGTGAGAAAATGGGTGTGTGAAATACGTTTGACATCCTTGATACCCTAGTTCTTCTTGCTGCTTTTTTAGTTCCATT belongs to Bos indicus isolate NIAB-ARS_2022 breed Sahiwal x Tharparkar chromosome 13, NIAB-ARS_B.indTharparkar_mat_pri_1.0, whole genome shotgun sequence and includes:
- the UCMA gene encoding unique cartilage matrix-associated protein — its product is MAWRQLFLICLSAVALLSMLWEGAAVSVGPRQVAGQEAQEDVEEIFMQESDALNFLKKHSKRSPRFQDEVNVENRQKLWADELRREYHEEQRNEFENFVEEQNDEQGERSREAVEQWRQWHYDGLYPSYLYNRHHI